ccggagcacccggaggaaacccacgcgaatacagggagaacatgcaagtttcacacagaaatgccaactggcccagccaggactcaaaccagcaatcttcttgcagtgaggggacagtgctaaccactgagctaccatgctgcctggtgagtaattaataagagAATTTTTATATGTCTGTAGACTAATCCTTTAATATCCAATCAGACAATCACAcagcagcaactcagtgcattaaaGAACGTGGTGGTCTGCCGAAATTCAAAATGAGTATCAGATTGAAGAAGAATAAGATTTAAGTTAATCAAGCCTCTTTTAATCACTGAGAATTTCATGTACaaccaaaaagaacaaaaatatccagtgagcagcaggtTTTAAAGGCAAAAAATGACCAGACCAGACTGGTTTAGGCAGATCATTTAGGTTTTAATGTTCCAGGCAGCAGTAACTCTAAAAAACAGCTTgcagctacagaacaaaccactgttgtccaatgacttgcctaattaacctaattaacctgtagttaagcctttaaattacgcTGAATAATAGTACCTTAATAGTAAAAAATAGCTAAGAAGTAAAGAGTtattagaaattggttattaaaactgttatgtttaataaacagcatttgggaaacatttgaaacatAATTCTAATTACAGaggagagctaatcattttgtctttatgtgcgcatactgtacactcaccggccactttattaggtacattacaccttactagttggaccccttttgccttcagaactgccttaatccttgtggcatagattcaaaaaggtactggGAATGtttctctgagattttggtcccttttgacatgatagcatcacgcagttgctgacaaatctgcagatcCAGATCAGATGGTTTGAGATCTGttggctgtggaggccattcgaatactgaacacattgtcatgttcaagaaaccagtctgagatcattcgcgctttatgatatggtgcgttatcctgctggaagtagccatcagaagatgggtacactgaagttataaagggatggacatggtcagcagcattattcaggtaggttgtggcattgacatgatgctcagctgttactaaagggcccaaagtgtggcaagaaaatatcccccacaccattacaccaccaccagcagcattaaccattgatgcaaggcaggatggatccatgctttcatgttgttgatgccaaattttgaccctaccatccgaatgacacagcagaaatcgagactcatcagaccaggcaacgtttttccaatcttaataaggtggccggtgagtgtatagagccagtgtataaaaaataaagccTTAAAATGGCCGGAACATGATCCAGATAATAAATCATTTTGAAGTGTCACTATAAATGCAACACAAAGATAAATTGAAGTCATTCGTCATACTAATGCAAGCTGAGGACGTGCAGTATGTGATTATGCCTGTGTTTGCATGAAGAAACAATAATAATTCTTACAATATGCAacacctgcttttttttttcttctttcttttctctttcttccttgttccttctctctctcctttataaacatacaaactggTTTGGGCAGTTTGGTCCCTAACTGTATTTGTCCAActataacaaacaaacacacgctaaaaaaaatcccaaatttcatatttttcaaaatgttatttttttaatgcagtagTCATGGAATATTCCCACAGTGTAAACTCTCTCAGGGTTTAGCAGGTCATATCTTGTTCATATTAGTCAGCACCTGGCTTGTTTTCTGTCatctttttttcctctttctttttgtttctaaCAGCTCAGGGCTTGAGGGGCGTTTGACAGATGGCTAGAAAGAGGAGTCATCGGTGCACATGTACCAACGCGCTGCTAATGGTGGCCTATCCCTCCTTCACATGGCCTTCTATTGTCTCGCCTACTCATGTCGTCTTGTGTTTAGTGGGTAACCTGGGATTCGGAGAACTGTTACCTATCAGACTGGTTGGACCACCCCAAAAGCTGAAGATGGGGTGGAGCCTTCTAGAAGCCTTGTGTGTCTAAACTCAAATGTGTCACTCAAGATAGAGTGTCAAGTAAGCTAAAGgtgagaattgtttttttttcactgattTTCCAGTAAGCGCTGCCAAATCCTTCTTTAGATAAGAAGTGGGACCACGCAGAGCAACTAATAATCAAGCAGTTGTGCTTGTGTAAATAGCTTTAGATTTAATATTCTCAGAATTATAGCAAGCATGAAATAACATCAGATATTATCAAACCTCTATACAcattcactgcaaaaaatgcttttcttactttgagtttttgtcttgtttctaaatatcaaaagcaaaaaatatagtcttgttttaagaaataatatggcaaATTTAAGAGAGTGTttccttaaaacatgcaaaataatctgccagtggggtaagaagaataatcttgtttttttgcttttttttttttttacataagattattcttcttaccccattggcagattatttaacattttttaaggaACAACTCACTtagttttaacattatttttaaaaatgtcaatattttagctattttgtcaaaaaaaaatctacttgattaagaatttttagatatttggataagaaacaaagcaaaacttctagtaagaaaagcatttttgcagtgtaaaaacataaaaaatacagtatgaacTTTATAGAGACATGCATGGCTGCCTAAATGGATTTGCTGTATTCATCCCAGcaagttttgcatttttaaaataacgttatatatatatatatatatatatatatatatatatatatatatatatatatatatatatatatatatatatatatatatatatatatatatatatatatatatatatatatgtacagtactgTCATTGGCCATTTAGATTTGTCCTTttagtaaaattatttatatacagtattatattatataaaattatatatagtaatatacagtAGTATAATAACATTCGCTCTTCACCTGAACAGTAATGATATTTATAGATAATTATATTGATTATGACATTACagtatatgatatatgatatagacaaaaacagctaaaatagTCACGAAATGGCCTCCACAAAGTCCAGACCTTAATATAGTATTACAGAAGCAGAAATATTTGACAACTATAACTTGATAATCTCCAAATTTCTTTGCCGggtgctttaaaattttaagtgaacttaaatgtttaatttttacagaGTATATAGGTGTAgtcacttttcaaggttaaattcTCGTCAttgacaaaccattaactatgacctttacctcaataaactcctaatctgctgcttattaaaaattattaatgtaattgttGAGTTTAGGGATTGAGAAGGATTAGGGATGTActttgtaagtaaaaaaaaaaaacctggcaaAGTCTTAATAATGGGCAGGTAAGCCACTAAgtgaaaatcatttaaaatcatttaaaaagcatCCGTCTTACCCCTGTTCTCGGCTTTGCAAGTGGCGTCTGAGAAGGAAAATAGCTGTAATGGAAAAAAAGagatgtttattcatttattaattttgcaTTACAGGAGCTGGCACTGTTAAAACTAAAATCGCAGGACTGAATGGCCTTACATAACACATGCAACATGTAAAATTAGAAGAAAGTATTCCTAGGTTTTCATCTGCAACGTGATCACATTAGTAGTCGTAGGTATTCATATGTAAAGTGTGGTTCTAGCACTCACACATTTTCATATATTTGCATGGGCACTGAGATACACATTACTATTTAAACCTGCAGTTTTACGTACAGTACAGCATTAGAGACATAAATGCTTCTTTTAGATTAGAAGATTATGGAAATTCAGTTTATTAATTGGTTTAACTTACTGAAACTCATTTTAATGGATTCCATTACTGAAAATAACTAACAAAAAAGTACTGTATATGgacttttataatgcataatattaaaatctaTTGTGTTTTTACATAAACAACCTCCCATATGggtggatattaaaataaatttacagaCATTCAATAATATGTACAGACATATATTCAAAGTAAATAAAGCTTCTTTAATTAAGTGTTTCAGATGTATTTGTGCAATCATAAAACAGCATATTTATTGTGACCtgtatgtattaaaatatttaaaagaatgcATGTCCATACAAAAGTTTAGTATATTTTAAATGGTTACAAACTGACAAATGAACAAAACCTAGTGGTTTCAGGAATATTGGTGAAGTATgacaattaataatgataataataaataatttcaacTAGATCTCTGAGAGAAAACAAACTACCTTACattttgtcagaaaagtggctaatttgttttCAAACAGTTTAATTTGTAGGTTTTTAGTTGTGCTCAAACCCCAATCCTAAACGAAACAGTTATCAGGGATGATCAAATCATCCTAATATACAAATGAGATCAAATAAATTCATAAGATTTTGCCACTAAATCAAATTCAGTTTATATTTTAGGGTGGGACTGTGATcctttaaaaggacagttcacccaaaaatgaaaatttactcattatttactcacccacaaggGGCTCCAAACTATAAGttcctttaagatattttaaagaaagctgaaaacctgtaaccgttgacagtataaaaaaaatgatactatacagggtgggccatttatatggatacaccttaataaacttattgggaatttcacaagaaaaaactgGTGTGCTTGGCTTTAACGTCATTTTAtgctttcatgagttatttataagccccctcacatatactaatgtgccttAACACATATACTAAGGACGTTAATATTACCAACctttcccattttattaaggtgtatccatgtAAATGGCCCACTTTGTAgaatcaatggttacatgttttcaacattttttgaaatatcttcttctATGTTTAAACGAAATATAAAACacataaagatttaaaacaaacaaaaggtgaataaataattttttgggggtgaactagccctttaaataaagccttttaatatgtcatcaaatgattcttgttctaaatatgtctTAGAAGACAAATGAGCAAAACCTAGTAGTTTGAAAGACATCGGTGaagtataataattaaaaatgataatattgAGTAATTTCAGCCAGATCTCACAAGGAAAGCTAACTACCTTACATTGTCATTgacggatgagcaaatcatactaaaatttATTAATAAGATCAAACTAATTCACAGtatcagccactaaatcaaaatcaaagtttgtattttggggctgcactttgatctttaaagagacagttcacccaaaaatgaacatttactcactatttcaCACATAAGTGGTTCTAATCATTTAGAAGTTCCTTTAAGATATTtaaaagaatgctgaaaacctgtaaccattgatacctatagtatgaaaaataaatactgtagaagcgaatggttgcaggttttcaaaattttttaaatatcttcttttgtttttaacagaagatgaaaaccaacacaatctcacggcaattcgtaacgctttgatttagtggcttagtcgtatgaattcgtacgatctaattcgtacaatttagtacgatatGCTTATCACCCAATAACAGTTAGCTTTAGGCGCGGGgctgggtgccatgcctcctttttaaaatcgtacattttcgtacgactcaactcgtatgaattagccactaaactgacaaaacgtaaaaaatgcttgtgtttccttgtgagatcaggctgtgaaAACTCATAAATGAAGATTCGAAACAAACAAAGGGTGACTAAATTgttatttgggtgaactagccctttaaataaagccttttaatatgtcatcaaatgattcttgttctgaATATGCTTGAAAGACTtcttgaaatataaatgtatgaGCACATTGTACTCTGATCTAGTAAACGGTTGTTTGTGTGGTAGAGTTTGCTGCAACTCAACATTCATTACCTGCAATACTGCCAATAGCCAGAACAGCGACGCTAACAGCAGCGATGATTATTATCAGCATTCCATCTGAAAATGATTCAGGAAACAAAGATGCATATTTATTAActccaaatctgaatttttaaatcatctaaaaataaagtatctgaatttttttcttttctttttcctccaACCTCCAGATTCATTGTCTCCTTTGGATTGATCTGATCCAGGATCTTCTTCAGGAGCTTCAAAAACACCTTGTCTTGAATTTACTGAGGAAAAAAGTAAACAAGGTAAACAAATATTTCTTCTCTtcaaattgacatttttttattatgaaatgtaGTGGAGTTTTGAAATTGGGGGAAACAGTTGTCCAAAAACTACAGTACAACAACTAAAACTAATACCTAAAACTAATACCTAAAACTAATTTTCAGCACAACATTGTGCTGTCATTGATATCATCAAGTCATATGAGCAGACAACGCCGCATCTCCAAGCCAATTCTTCTTATTAATCTTAACATTTATTTCACATCTTCTTGGAAATTAGACAGGAAAGTGAATCACAGTGATGGTGCTCATATTGGAGAGTTTTACAGTGAGCGGCGCTTGCTTTAACAGCTCAGTAATTCTATCAGAGAGCAATCATTTGTGTTGATGAAGATGGACAGGAGAGTTCAGTGAGGCTGTCGGCGTCTATTAAGGGGACGAACAGTAGTGCGCACGGAGCCAGGGTTATCAGCGGCGTTCTGCTGGGACACGCTAATTGATTGCTTTCAGGAATTAATGCGGTGGATGAGCCGGTCACGTCTTACAGTAAAAGCCTGTCGAGAGGAGAGGAAAACACCTACCGGATACAGCCTCCTCGTCCTCATCATCACCTAGGGAAATAAAAATGTTAAGAGGGAATTAAAAGACAGTACAAATTCAAATAATGTATcattacaacacataaaaaaattactaaacTATAAAGATGACATGAAACGAgtcatatttcaccccaaaattaaaagaaaagaagtatataaaatatctttttttggacGAGGGATTTGTACAAATCATTTTTATGGCTTAATTTTCACATAAACACATTGTTAGATTTTAAATTTCCCTATTATTCCCCAACTATTACTGtataatagtatttgtttttctgcatacccgcattatttttatttttttgtttaatttcatctTGATTTTATTGAAGGTTTTAccgtttttaatgtttctttcatTTTGGTGAAGTATGACCTGCTCAGGACAGACTAAAATCAATCACAttgtcaaaaaacaacaacagaaacatgAGAAATGACATACTGGGATCTCCTGAAGTGTTTCCTTCTGTGTCGTCTGATGCTGCAGCtgttaatttgaaaaataaatgaataaataaataagaggtCACCGCTCACACGTACATAACCATGACATAACCTTTATGACGACATATCGTAAAGGTCAAAACTGAATATCTTTAGACATTCAGTTATTCCACTGAATGTCAAAAAGCCATATTGGGAGGGCAAggcactgcaggtgaataggtacaaaaaataaataaataattgctgtCACAAAATTTCCCAGATGACTAATTACATTAAGAATAACACACTTTTTTATTACTagttgtttaaaatgttaaaatatgcaaataaagcattgtttattgaaatatatgcaaatttgaATGTATTTCAAGCACAAAAAATTCTAATCGTTTGATggattttattcaaaatatttgtttGGCATATTAGAGTCAAAGTTTTTACAGAGAGGATTTGTGGAATTTTTTTTACTCCATTATTCTAAAAATACAgtggaaatattaaataaatgatgttttgTAGAATTAAAATGTATGTAATCAATCAAAATATGTACAGTATGAAAGAATCTGTAATGAGAGGTCAGATGGCAACAGAGATGGAGTTCCACATGCagctttattttgagaaaatggtCAGCAGGCAGGGGTCAAAACATTATTAGCAAAGGCAATCCAAAAGAGTAATCCAAGAGACAGGCAAAGGTCAGggccatccaaaaaaaaaaaaaatacaagaatcAAAAGCCAGACAGAGCAAAACATGGAACAAGGAACACTACTGAGCAAagaatgagtgtgtctgtgatCCTTAAATGGTCCAAGTAATCAGTGAGGATGATCTGCAGCTGTATGTGTGAAATCAAGGGGTGATCTAGAATTGGTGTGTGAGTGCtgggcatgatgggatttgtagtttggTGAAGCGGcatatgtgtagttctccagcgaacTGCAAATGtgagatcgctggtgatcataacagaatCTCAATAAAAACCTGTTGGCGAAGTGGAGatttacagtcaagcccaaaattataaGTCacttaaagaaatatatatatttttttccacaatgatgtctcttgtacatcgtcttattatcttttggagAAGGCTGTGTCATTTCcggtcaaaaataaaaaaatagttgctggttaaataaaagtaactttaatttTTGGTCAAAAAAGGTCAAAAAGCCATATTGGGAGGGCAAggcactgcaggtgaatagataaaaaaaaaaaataataattgctgTCTCAAAATTTCCCCAGATGACTAATTACATTAAGAATCACACactttttttattactaattgtttaatatgttaaaatatgaaaattatgtattatttaatgaaatatatgcaaatttgcatgtatttttgtacaaaaaaatctaaacattggatggatttgcatttaaaatatttgtttggcATATTAGAGTAATAATAGAGTTTTTACAGAGAggatttgtggattttttttaactcCATGATTCTGAAAATACAGTAGACAGCCaactataatattaaataaatcacgTGTTTTGTAGAATTAAAATGTATGAAATCACGCAAAATGTCCAGTATGAAATAATCTGTAATGATAGGTCAGGAGGCAACAGAGATGGAGTTCTGCGTGCTGCTTTATTTAAAGAGTATGGTCAGCAGGCAGGTgacaaaacaggaacaaaatatTAATAGCAAAGGCAATGCAAAAGAGTAATCCAAGAGACAGGCAAATGTCAGGGCAGACCGAAATCAAAAGGGCAATCCAAAAATACTGAGCACAGAATGAGTGTGCCTGTGATGCTTaaatagtccaagtaatcagtgaggatgatctgcagctgtgtgtgaGAAATCAAGAGTTTAActagaactggtgtgtgagtgctggGCATGAtgggatttttagtttttttatcattttgattTTTATAACAGAATCTgaataaaaaccttcagaatacagaTTTGAACGATGTTTGGTCTATGTAAATgttgctgaagtggagatttgcaatcaagcccaaaattattcttAACCCTGGCAAATACTTAAAGTTActtaaagaaattattatttttccacaAAGATGCCTCTTGTTTTTTGAAGAAGGTtgtgtcatttctggtcaaaaaaaattaataaaaaatacttgttaaataaaagtaactttaagtcagaaattgccaggggtatgaatcattttgggcttgactatttatttaaaagagaaaacaacCAATGTTAAAAAAATGGCCTTTAAAAAGTATGTATTGTAATTGAAATGTACTAACTCAAATTGATATAGTGCGACAAAAGAAACACTTGTACGTAGTGTATTGCCTTAACTTGCAAATATATAGCACTTGTGTCGCACTGATAGAGAACTGACATAGTTGGATGAATTCTCTAGTGTTAACACAGAACCGTTCAAGGCATTTTGGATGAAACGCATCTGCTTAATGGCGAGTAACAGCAGGATTGTTTCACAAGCCTGTCATTGAAACTGATACTTAAGAGAGAGAAGATTGAgtgtaaaaataaacatacaaataggACACAGAACTTTTGATCAAAGCACAGGAGAATAACATAAGCACGGATAAACTGAACTCACCTGCACCTTGAAGAATCAAAACCACAATCAATAAACGCAGCATCTTCTTATTCTAGGAAACAAAacgagaaagaaaaaaaattaatgtacaCATTAAAGCAGTACAACATAAATTTATCAAACACTGTGATATGTATTCAACCTCATAAACCTGGCAGTGTAGTGTGGCCTAGATAAATTTAGACAGAAGAACCACTTTGTATCTCTAATCTCAAACTAATCGCAATAATCTCTTACACCATAAAAGGCCATAGTTGAAAACACGtctatgttaaagggatagttcacccaaaaactgaaaaactaccttcttctgttgaacttgAACTAAGATATTCTAAAGGAGCTGGaaagctattgacttccatagtaggaaatacaagtactatagaagtcaatggttaacagtatccagttttcttcaaaatagttTCTTTTGGATTTAACAGAGGACAGAAACTCAGAAAGGTTGAGCAAATGATCACAGGATGTTTtagtgagctatccctttaataaagaaCCATAAATGTAATCATTCCGGTGTGAAACTGAACTGCGGTTGGGTAAACTGGATAGTAACGGATGATCAGCAGGCTTGATCTGCTGATTATCAAGTTTGCTGTGGGCTGACTCATGATTCATAGTTTGTCAGCTCTGTGCTTTAGTGCGCGCTTCGGTGTGAACACAGCTTCTTTCTGTTTACCATAGCTCTTGAGCGAGCACAGTCGACAAAACTGATGCCCACCGCCAGGAGCTCCTCTGAGGCCCGTGCAAGCCAGTCACGATAagcacttttagtttagttttgggtTCATTTTCCCATAACGGTGAATTCTTGCTCAGTGTGGGTATTTATCATTTGTGCTCCCTTAAAAGAACACTCAATTCTTCAGCTCCCACAGAACTGttgtgttttaccatttttaaaaccattcagatgatctccgggtctggcgggagcactttaaGCTTAGTTTAGCATGGATCATTggatcggattagaccattagcatcataaAAGTTTCaacaattttcatatttaaagcttgactcttctgtagttactgTACATTGTGTACTAGGAGAGACGGACAATAAAAACTTTTGAAGTCAATAGGAACTATGCTGTCATTCTGGAGTAATGATCAAGAAAACTTTACTGCTGTACCATAATATTACACAGCCCCTAAAAATAGTCGCCAGCACGAAGCCCTACACTTGCACCACTACTTAGAATCTGTGTAGAATTACTGCGCCTGCTGCTCAGTTACATTATAAACTATAACTGACAAACAATGAAAAGTTGCTACTTTCTAGGTCAATAGGAACTATACAGTCAGtccagcataataatcaaggaactttgctgctgtaccataaTAAGCCCTACACTTGTATTACTACTTAGAATCTGTATGGAATTATTGCACCTGCTGCAATGTAATGTGAAACTTGTAATTCAAAGATTCATACATATATAGTAATGTTTTTGAGGTATAACAGGAATAATAATTCCATATTCTAAGTTTATGGGCTCTATATTTAATggacacaaagtctaaagcgcagggcgcaaaaacattaagggctcatccgaatacacttttgctattttaaggatggaaaaattcgATCTGCGCTGCAGCACATGCGCTAACAGGGAAGTGCTTATTCTGTtattgagttatgggtgtgttttgagcataacgtgcagtaaaccaatcaaagtctcatctctcattcccgttaagagtcagttgcgtagtgccatggcacatttaatatttacattgtgGACTTTGTAAaaggaaaaactaaatgcttcactagtgagaaaacagttaaacagaccatctgcagcaagaggataaagaacaagcctcttccattcgggcctttctctttactttacttttactcttttgttaagtttaaatttaaatttaatttagtttgttacgtgcaggatttgtttcaaaactatttctttattcagttctaatttccatcaaatgaataaatgtacaatatTGACAAAGTGTGGTTAAAAAACTGAGTTACTGTATGTCCAAACaaacatcctattcttatgccccatatggtgatgcagaccagtggtgtagtcctaaaaaaaaaaagtggtgtactattacccacccaacccacccatgctgttttatcattttatctgaatgtttcagcgagacatcattcagttgactttgaaaaactcacaaaattttctAACAGCTGCTGAGGTCGTCAGGGGAtggggaatggcgcaaaatataaacaaaaatgcaccaattgcaacaaattaagatgagagttaaaaaaaacatttggtatacagttaagggATGCAAATATACGTAAATTAggcaagtctaatcagcaaaacaagtgagtataccgagggtatacgtaattattgatcctcagaagtcgtaatacccaaacagctggtgaaaaaaagtaggcatactga
This genomic interval from Danio aesculapii chromosome 15, fDanAes4.1, whole genome shotgun sequence contains the following:
- the si:dkey-262k9.2 gene encoding uncharacterized protein si:dkey-262k9.2 gives rise to the protein MLRLLIVVLILQGAAAASDDTEGNTSGDPSDDEDEEAVSVNSRQGVFEAPEEDPGSDQSKGDNESGDGMLIIIIAAVSVAVLAIGSIAAIFLLRRHLQSREQGVYSVPAEQGHKAAV